The following nucleotide sequence is from Bombus pyrosoma isolate SC7728 linkage group LG17, ASM1482585v1, whole genome shotgun sequence.
GTAATACACTAGGAAAtggttaataataaataattacatatttataaaaacagtCATACAATTTCTAgatctttatattatttttttatataatcctTTGTGATGAGGAAATATTTTAGGCATTATTTGAATTTAGATTgtttagattttaattaatagcaaGATCCATTTTATAACTCAaaagttattataataatatctctgaatacaatttgaaagattaaaatttatgctACATATCAATGTGTATATACATGAGACATTAGATGCAAATTTGATACTTTAAAATCTACAAGCACGACTAATATTTGTTGTCTTTTATACCTTAGGCCTTAGATGAGAGATTATTTGCCACATAGGTATTTTGcgactattattattttctggtCTGAATTAACATTTAGGAATGTAAACAAATACTTTAGCGATAATTTCACTTATGAAATATCGCCtcatatcataaaatatagtaataatagaatataatattttgtattatatagaaaatacatgaaattatagaataactaaaaaaaaagtttcttcatgcaaagttaaaaatataactatatataattgtaaggTAGGCTGACATATgctaaatacaattttctttattcatcTAATCTAACTATTGTTAGTTCGtgtttgtatttataaacaatttagaataaattacTAACTCTAgtgataatgtaattttacttCAAAAGGAAAACctaaataatcaattttatatcaaatatatcataaataatagtttagaaatattaattgtccAAAGGCTTATAAAGATATTGTAAGGTAGCACCTAGCatcaattcatttttataggaGGAATCATCTACGCTCTAATTgcattatgttaaattaattaaatattttaattgtgttGTTTAGATGGATATGACACCATTAATTTTGGCAGCATCAGCTGGTCGTGAGAAAGTTGTTAATACCTTACTAAATGAAGGTGCAAATGTTAATGCCAAAACTCAAGAAGGTCATTCAGCATTGCAATATGCGGCATCAAAAAACTGGAAATCTATTTGTGCTGCATTACTAGAAAAAGATgcttatattaatattgtcgACAAACGTGGTGCTACACCACTACATAGAGCCGCATCTAAGGGCAATATTGCTATTGTGAAACTTCTCATAGAATATGGACGAAATTTAGATATCGGtagatttttacattaaaatcttTGTTTAATCAACACATATTTCatctaattttctaataatcttTAAATAGATGTTTTCATCTAAAAATAGTAAGCTTTCAACagcttaattttttaacaattatgaAGATTATTATTCTACATTTCTTTGAACATCTATttcaatgtaatattttaaacttcgTGTTGTGGTTTTCaagtaaatgtaattaaatttattttttgaaatattggataataatttgtataagttataaatattagttctatgatgtatatattttacctAGGAAACTTTTTTTCTAGATAGTAAAGATGTTGATGGCAATAGTGCATTACATTTAGCATGCGAGGAAAATCGTGTTGATGAAGCTAAGTTGTTAGTGAAAAATGGTGCTACCACAACACTGATgaataaacaaaagaaaacgCCTCTGGATTTAGCAAGTCCAGGATTAGTACGGCAACTGAAAGAACTACAGGGAAATTGacctttaataataaaataaagcatCAATGTCATTGGCTCAGTGATGTCCAATCTGCGTTTTTTAGCGTTAATGCAAacttaatatttgataatataaaaggtgtgttatgttaatttattcatacaaATTCATACAAATGATTTTGTTATGTTAAAGATAATACAGATATGAGATATATATGAATGAATTCctatatagtttttaaataacaagtatgcaaaaagaggaagaaaaacaagaacCTACATTAATTATAGTTAGCATCtcaatatacaataatttttatagttgCAAGAGATacaaaatgaatgaaaatagtATTAATGTTTTCTTCAACTTGAAGATACAGCATTCTTCCATACTACATGAAAATGTAATCAAAGCAAATTGTTTATATGGGATAATGTTCAAAATGccaatattcaaaataatatatggCATATAACTAGAAACTATCTTATAagattgtattaattaatttgcaaacaaaatttaacaaaatcatttaatttaaaaccgTTCAAACTATTTCATCTGCTGTCTATGCGatataaatagtttaaaatgtttatttgaataaaaaaagtcaaataaaggtgaatatttcttataaaagtCTTCatctttgtaaaaatatagatactAAATGGAACAAACGTTTCTcaataatgttaatatataatatataaatctcatctgctttttatatattacacaaaattaaaatcatctattattataaaacttcAAACTCATGTGTAAATAGTTCAAAGaactattaatttaaagaattagtTTCCTAgcttaaagaaaattctattgttcaaaaatttgtgtgtttataatattcttttcatatcttttatgtatgttaatttaaaaagtgtaTTAagcaataataacaaatatattacataattaaatattcgatgttcttatatcaacaaatttctctgaaattgaactaattttttaaattacattttttaaaaggatgttaataataatataaaattataaagaaataatataccaatcattaattaaataactgaTTGAAAATCACTGACCATAACACTTTCTTATTATTCTCAGTTTTTAGCATTTATTATGCTTTCTTTTTAACATACTTAagtgttattaatatttgatttatacctatataaaatgtatcaaaaAGATTCATTATTTAGCTGGTCAAATCCTATTATCGCTGTCTCCTATTTTTTTACTCTTccagttaatttattttttccatacTTATCTGTTTCTACCCCATCGGGATTTATACTCTTAAATAGAGATAACATTTCCAATTCCAAAGTTAACTGCTTAAATAAAATGCACCAcagttgaaaattattctctgTGCTTATTTACACAAATTCACAGCAGTTCACAGATAATATTAGGTGGTctagatttctttttccttcagAGAAATTTTGGAtggtttataaaaaatatgttattaagtttttagtttatttttatatataaatttttttaataatttgttatcttagataaataatttgatataaacaaattttcaatttaaaaagtatatacatattataatttctcctactaattctatattaaatttacactcaaattagaaacaaataagataataagagtctatcgtgaaatatttattcttttcaaaatgttGAATATGTTACTTAAACATCTCTGATAATGGAATATCAGAAAATTTGGTATTTttagaagatatatatatatatctataatatatatatatatgtatataaatatattaaaaataagaaataaaattctgtttttacTAAGTATCGtaaattcatttcaataattgaaaaaggaaatgaaggaaaaattaacaaaatttttattatggcTATATTGGAgatattttagtataattGTTATGTTGATTGAATTccttttacattatttatttattgttatatctctattcattatttataataaaaataataattattattgtggTGAGATTTTGCACAATTAaagatgtatattttttacaatcatCCAAATTTCCATCAAAAAGAAATGCATTTGATGAAAAGGTTGTCGACGTTTCAGTGTTCAGTATTCAAGTTTTCTATGCTTTATAAAAGATCCTGAGGCTCAGAGCTTTCACCTACGTTTCCACACCtaaaaaaagtacaaatatgtatatgtatccttttaaatttcatttttgcatTCTACTCACACATCGTCGACATTTCTATTCAATAGATATAATTGAATACAATGATTCTTTTTacgtatgaaattataatttatttcttattaagtAAATTCGTCGAAAATGTGtataagtttattaatttaatcaaaagattttcaaatttaattcatcATCGTTATGTGGAGAAAATAGTCCACGATGGTGTGAAGTGGCAGTTCAATTGCGAATTTGAAAAGCCCGCCTAAAAAATCACTAGAAAGttgtttaatgtaaaaaaCAGGCCGGTTTCGTCCAGACACCAATCACTTTGCCATatcaaaaaatagaatattccggacatatatataaagtatgcAATAAAGTATGTTGCACttaggaaataatatttttgtacaaagtatattttgtttttcctcCAGCATCGGTTACGAAGTAATCTAGTTGTTTTCAATATCGAAATTGatagtatacgttatatattatgtacttttatcgcaaaaaatacatatctattaagctttttttatatttaattggaGAATGAAGTAAATccgtagaaaataaattgatcaaGTAGtatcattcaatttttttataataattttttcggTATAAGACTTGTTTACCAAATACCCCATACTTTACGATACtctgtatacgtatacatatgtatgtgtaataCATATGATCGCTCATTAACCtccttttatctttcattcCGGGTTGTAAATACCTTTAAGAATAGTTATCTGTGTAATCAAATAATGAATATCTCAAGGTAACAGGAAAAAGCACATCGCAAGTACGTATAAAGTCGTTTGCCTgctttaaattcttttctttgtttatatCTTTACAAAAGGAGGTTAAAAATGCGTTTTTTCTAATGCATGAGAAATGCACATGTCGtaaaaaatgcatatataaaaacattgctggctttctcttcttccttttttaaattttgttttatgattttcgacgattcaattttaaatgcaTAAAGAAATTCATCAGAACATTGCTTTTCTACCTAAAAACATCACTGGTAGAAGTAAAGTAGTTCTTCGAAACTGTTTGAAAAagtttaatatgtatatatagctGTAAAAAATTGACGTTTATtagtatgatatttataagttCATGCAGATGGTAAAACAATGATATGAAAACATACATCGACTTTTCGAtgcatttaaaattgaataatgcGAAACGAAAAAGTTCTCGATCTTCGATCGACCCTAAGTACCAATTGATAACTCTCGATCGTCGATTTCTAGTTCGTTCCGTCAGACGAGttggaaacaaaaaaattgacTATACAatgattatttgaaagaaatcaaGAAGAGCAATTATTAACACATTCGACCGAaacataaagaataaaatttttcttaaaaataataatactactTTTCTTCGCTTTGAAATTTGATATCCGAATaagatatctttttctttgcaaAGTATTTAGACATAAAAAAGCAAGTTTCCTTAGACGTTCTTTAgctttcgatcgtttcaatctattttaattttctttagaaCCGTCCTTAAACTTCTGTGAAACATAAAAGCAATTTTTCTTCAgaagtttcaaatttactttttattcgtttgatTCGATGCTgttagtatattatttaaaaaatagtttctttaaaCACTTTGATTAACAAAAAGTAAGTTTCAGCCtttcgaaaattctattaatctCACATCTTTCGGAACGATGCTAGAATCGTCCGTCATTGGcttgattattaaaaataattacaagtaacatattacgatatttttcgcgataaaaataaaaactgcggcaatataataattaataataataataataactataatataattataatagatattaatGCTGCCTAAATGCGGTGTTAATTCATTATCGATTATGCAGCcccaataatatatttctagtCTGAATCTTACCCGACTATGTGGTAgcattttccaaaaaaaatGACGAACATCTTCATTGTAAGATATAATTGAAAGAATGTCAAATATGAAGTGTGTATGGCATTCAAGTACTGTTAATGCATTATAgcattaatatacatatttcgtaAGCGTATATCTTGCACAttgaatttatcgaaaaaaaagttcgattaaatttacttGTACAACCTTCTTTTACTGTTTGCTTATTAACATTGAAAACCGTTAATAAgcttgttataaaatatataagatataatcaTATCAAGTTGACCAGAGAAAATTCGTCATTTTCTGTGGAGTTCCGGAAGAAACGGAGATAAAATACTACTTAATACGGCCCTGTCGGGTTTCTTATGTACAGAAGAAAGCCGCCGCCCTCGTGTAATGGCATCGTTGGGTGCACTGGAATCGACTTCTGAACTCATACAAAGGAGCTCTCCGATTCGAACTTAGCTTTGATCGAAACGGATCTTGC
It contains:
- the LOC122576875 gene encoding 26S proteasome non-ATPase regulatory subunit 10-like isoform X2, with protein sequence MVRMLIHWAALGGHDDLVRYLLSLDVPVDPTDDMDMTPLILAASAGREKVVNTLLNEGANVNAKTQEGHSALQYAASKNWKSICAALLEKDAYINIVDKRGATPLHRAASKGNIAIVKLLIEYGRNLDIDSKDVDGNSALHLACEENRVDEAKLLVKNGATTTLMNKQKKTPLDLASPGLVRQLKELQGN
- the LOC122576875 gene encoding 26S proteasome non-ATPase regulatory subunit 10-like isoform X1, which encodes MSEHSIYDMAYRGKTTDVKNLLNENERLKTAKDGNSRMLIHWAALGGHDDLVRYLLSLDVPVDPTDDMDMTPLILAASAGREKVVNTLLNEGANVNAKTQEGHSALQYAASKNWKSICAALLEKDAYINIVDKRGATPLHRAASKGNIAIVKLLIEYGRNLDIDSKDVDGNSALHLACEENRVDEAKLLVKNGATTTLMNKQKKTPLDLASPGLVRQLKELQGN